From candidate division WWE3 bacterium, the proteins below share one genomic window:
- the tuf gene encoding elongation factor Tu → MPEFVRNKPHVNVGTIGHVDHGKTTLTAAITKYLSGKGQAEFKAYDKIDSAPEEKARGITINIAHVEYETDKRHYAHVDCPGHADFIKNMIIGAAQMDGAILVVSAPDGPMLQTKEHILLARQVNVPSMVVFMNKTDMVKDAELLDLVEMEVRELLTKQGYDGANTPIIRGSALKALEGDLEAQKAIAELLDAVDSYIPTPTRDLEKPFLMPVEDIFSIAGRGTVATGRIERGKIDLNDDAEIVGIRPTVKTVITGIEMFHKSMQEAQAGDNVGILLRGVEREGIERGQVLAKPGSIKPASEFDSEVYILTKDEGGRHSPFFSGYRPQFYMRTTDVTGEITLPIGVEMVMPGDNAKMHVKLITPVAVEDGLRFAIREGSKTVGSGVVTKIIS, encoded by the coding sequence ATGCCCGAATTCGTTCGGAATAAGCCTCACGTAAATGTAGGCACCATCGGTCACGTTGATCACGGTAAGACGACTCTTACCGCCGCTATTACCAAATACCTGTCCGGTAAAGGTCAGGCTGAGTTTAAAGCCTACGATAAAATTGATAGCGCTCCCGAGGAAAAAGCTCGCGGTATTACTATTAACATCGCTCACGTGGAATACGAAACCGACAAGCGGCATTACGCCCACGTTGACTGTCCAGGACACGCCGATTTCATTAAAAACATGATTATCGGGGCCGCTCAAATGGATGGAGCAATTCTCGTTGTCTCAGCACCCGATGGTCCAATGTTACAAACCAAAGAGCATATACTGCTCGCGCGTCAGGTAAACGTTCCTTCCATGGTTGTTTTTATGAACAAGACCGACATGGTCAAGGACGCTGAACTTTTAGACTTGGTCGAAATGGAAGTTAGGGAACTGTTAACTAAGCAGGGCTATGATGGTGCTAATACTCCAATCATCCGTGGTAGCGCTTTAAAGGCTTTGGAGGGAGATCTCGAGGCTCAAAAAGCCATTGCCGAGCTATTAGATGCCGTCGATAGCTATATTCCAACGCCGACCAGGGATTTAGAAAAACCGTTCTTAATGCCGGTCGAAGATATCTTCTCGATTGCCGGTCGGGGTACTGTGGCTACCGGTCGTATTGAGCGAGGCAAGATTGATCTTAACGATGATGCCGAAATCGTGGGTATTCGTCCCACCGTTAAGACCGTCATTACCGGAATTGAAATGTTCCACAAATCAATGCAGGAAGCCCAAGCTGGCGATAACGTTGGAATTCTTCTGCGGGGAGTGGAGCGCGAAGGTATCGAACGCGGCCAAGTTCTGGCTAAACCCGGATCCATTAAACCGGCTTCAGAATTTGATTCTGAGGTTTATATTCTTACCAAGGATGAGGGTGGCCGTCATTCACCGTTTTTCTCGGGTTACCGTCCTCAGTTTTACATGAGAACGACAGATGTTACCGGAGAAATTACATTACCAATCGGAGTTGAAATGGTAATGCCTGGTGATAATGCTAAGATGCACGTGAAGTTAATTACTCCGGTCGCTGTTGAAGATGGTCTCCGTTTTGCCATTCGTGAAGGTAGCAAGACTGTCGGTTCCGGTGTAGTTACTAAGATTATTAGTTAA
- the rpsC gene encoding 30S ribosomal protein S3, translating to MGQKVNPIGFRVGVNKSWSARWFGVPGRDFIANLLEDQKIRKYLAEKLINAGLAGVEIERSVGIAKATVRVSRPGVVIGRSGSGADLIKKDLEAISKSKISLTVEEVKNPESTAAIVASDIARQLERRMTTKRVINMAAERAMDHGAQGIKIVAKGRIGGAKIARQMSLFKGKVPLQTLRAPIDYSGATANLKYFGTVGIKVWIYKEPKI from the coding sequence ATGGGTCAAAAAGTTAATCCTATTGGCTTTCGAGTGGGTGTTAATAAAAGCTGGAGTGCTCGTTGGTTTGGTGTTCCAGGCCGTGATTTTATTGCTAATCTTTTAGAAGACCAAAAAATACGCAAATATTTAGCCGAAAAATTAATTAACGCCGGTCTGGCGGGTGTTGAGATCGAGCGCAGTGTGGGGATTGCTAAGGCCACTGTTCGAGTCTCTCGGCCCGGAGTGGTAATTGGCCGGAGTGGTAGCGGGGCCGACTTAATTAAAAAAGATTTAGAGGCTATTAGCAAATCAAAAATCTCCTTAACCGTGGAAGAGGTTAAAAATCCTGAATCCACGGCCGCTATTGTTGCTTCCGATATTGCCCGGCAACTGGAGCGACGAATGACCACTAAACGCGTCATAAATATGGCCGCAGAACGGGCCATGGATCATGGCGCGCAAGGAATTAAAATTGTGGCTAAAGGTCGGATTGGTGGCGCCAAAATTGCTCGTCAAATGAGCTTATTCAAAGGTAAAGTGCCCTTGCAAACACTGCGTGCGCCAATTGATTACTCCGGAGCGACGGCTAACCTTAAATATTTTGGAACAGTGGGAATTAAAGTCTGGATTTATAAGGAGCCTAAAATTTAA
- the fusA gene encoding elongation factor G, which yields MAEINQNTKEYPLDHVRNIGIIAHIDAGKTTTTERVLYYTGKTHKIGEVHYGDTQMDWMDQERERGITITSAATTCFWKDYRINIIDTPGHVDFTAEVQRSLRVLDGGVVLFDGVSGVEPQSETVWRQADGFNVPRLCFINKLDRMGANFKFDVASIVDRLGAKVAVLQIPMGLEDNFRGIIDLIKMKAITFEGDLGETIIEAEIPEEFAAEAKEYRAQLVEAIAETDDTLLNKFFAGTEITIPELKVALRKATISSVLKPVLCGSALKNKGVQLMLDAVLDYLPSPLDRPAVIATKEDGTTVPLIADENGPFMALAFKIQTDPFVGRLTYFRIYSGKVQAGSYIYNSNKNEDERLSRLLLMHANHREEIKELGAGEIGAAVGLKNTFTGETLCDPKNPMVLDTIKFPDPVISVAIEPKTKADQEKMGMALHHLAEEDPTFKIRTDSETGQTLISGMGELHLEILVDRMKREFKVDASVGKPMVAYRETIRAEAEQEGKYIRQSGGHGQYGHVWIRLYPRARGEGFEFKDEVVGGSIPREFIPAVQKGVKEALDRGVMAGYPIVDVGVALYDGSFHEVDSSEMAFKIAAIEAFRDGCKKANPVLLEPIMNLDVVTPEEFLGDVIGDISSRRGQIEGTEARGNAKAIQAKVPMSSMFGYATELRSMTQGRASFTLEPSHYAEVPDSIALTVEKR from the coding sequence ATGGCCGAGATAAATCAAAACACAAAAGAATACCCACTTGATCACGTTCGCAACATCGGCATTATCGCTCATATTGATGCCGGTAAAACCACGACTACTGAGCGAGTTCTTTATTACACCGGTAAAACTCACAAAATCGGCGAAGTACACTATGGCGATACTCAGATGGATTGGATGGATCAGGAGCGCGAACGGGGCATCACTATCACCTCCGCCGCTACCACTTGTTTTTGGAAAGATTATCGCATCAACATCATTGATACCCCTGGCCACGTCGATTTCACCGCTGAAGTGCAACGTTCTTTACGCGTTCTTGATGGCGGCGTTGTCCTCTTCGATGGCGTTTCCGGTGTCGAACCGCAAAGCGAAACGGTCTGGCGTCAAGCCGATGGCTTTAATGTACCTCGACTTTGTTTTATCAATAAATTGGATCGGATGGGGGCTAATTTTAAATTCGATGTCGCCAGTATTGTTGATCGTCTGGGAGCTAAAGTGGCGGTTCTTCAAATTCCAATGGGCCTGGAGGATAACTTTCGGGGCATTATTGATTTAATAAAAATGAAAGCGATCACCTTTGAGGGTGATTTAGGGGAAACTATCATTGAAGCCGAAATTCCCGAAGAATTTGCAGCCGAAGCCAAAGAATATCGGGCTCAACTGGTCGAAGCCATTGCTGAAACTGACGACACACTACTTAACAAGTTTTTTGCCGGTACTGAAATTACCATTCCGGAACTCAAAGTGGCCCTGCGAAAAGCTACCATTAGCTCGGTTTTAAAGCCGGTGCTTTGTGGTAGCGCTCTTAAAAATAAAGGGGTCCAATTAATGTTGGACGCGGTTCTTGACTATTTACCGTCACCGCTCGACCGTCCGGCCGTTATTGCCACAAAAGAAGATGGGACTACCGTTCCTCTAATTGCCGATGAAAATGGCCCTTTTATGGCCTTAGCCTTTAAGATTCAAACTGATCCTTTTGTCGGTCGTTTAACCTATTTTAGAATCTATAGTGGTAAGGTTCAAGCTGGATCTTACATTTATAATAGTAATAAAAATGAGGACGAACGGTTGTCTCGTCTTTTATTAATGCATGCCAATCATCGTGAAGAAATTAAGGAACTCGGAGCCGGAGAAATTGGAGCGGCCGTGGGGTTAAAAAATACTTTTACCGGTGAGACGCTGTGTGATCCTAAAAATCCCATGGTGCTAGACACTATTAAATTTCCGGATCCGGTCATCTCCGTGGCCATTGAGCCCAAAACCAAAGCCGATCAGGAAAAAATGGGTATGGCCCTGCATCATCTGGCAGAAGAAGACCCAACGTTTAAGATTCGCACCGACTCCGAAACTGGTCAAACCCTTATTTCCGGAATGGGCGAACTTCATTTAGAAATTTTAGTGGATCGCATGAAGCGTGAATTTAAAGTGGACGCTAGTGTTGGGAAGCCAATGGTGGCCTATCGAGAAACTATTAGAGCCGAGGCCGAACAAGAAGGTAAGTATATTCGGCAATCCGGGGGCCACGGTCAATATGGTCACGTCTGGATTCGTTTATACCCTCGGGCTCGCGGCGAAGGCTTTGAATTTAAAGATGAAGTGGTGGGCGGCTCCATTCCCAGAGAATTTATTCCGGCGGTGCAAAAAGGAGTTAAAGAAGCTCTTGATCGCGGAGTTATGGCCGGTTACCCGATCGTCGATGTCGGCGTTGCTCTATATGATGGGTCTTTTCACGAAGTCGACTCTTCCGAAATGGCTTTCAAAATTGCCGCTATCGAAGCTTTTCGTGATGGCTGTAAAAAAGCCAATCCGGTCCTCTTGGAACCAATTATGAATTTAGACGTGGTGACTCCGGAAGAATTTCTGGGAGACGTTATTGGTGATATTTCCTCGCGTCGCGGTCAAATCGAAGGCACCGAAGCTCGTGGTAATGCCAAGGCCATTCAAGCTAAAGTGCCAATGTCCTCCATGTTTGGTTATGCTACTGAGCTGCGGAGCATGACTCAAGGTCGAGCCTCTTTTACTTTGGAGCCTAGTCATTACGCCGAAGTTCCGGATAGTATTGCATTGACTGTTGAGAAGAGGTAG
- the rpsJ gene encoding 30S ribosomal protein S10, translating into MATKGRIRVKLSSYDNRIIDQSAEKIVDTAIRTGAKVVGPVPLPTDREHFTVIKGPHIDKRSGDHFEIRTHRRLIDILEPTAQTIDQLSHLNLPAGVGIELKM; encoded by the coding sequence ATGGCCACAAAAGGACGGATTCGAGTAAAATTAAGTTCTTATGATAACCGCATCATTGATCAGAGTGCGGAAAAGATTGTAGATACGGCGATTCGGACCGGCGCTAAAGTAGTTGGTCCCGTGCCTCTACCAACCGATCGGGAACACTTTACCGTTATTAAAGGCCCACACATCGACAAAAGAAGCGGTGACCATTTTGAAATTAGAACGCACCGCAGACTTATTGATATTTTAGAACCGACTGCTCAAACAATCGATCAGTTATCTCATTTGAATCTCCCGGCCGGGGTGGGGATTGAACTGAAGATGTGA
- the rplB gene encoding 50S ribosomal protein L2 encodes MSLKYSKPTTSSRRFYVKAVDDEITVKKGGEKSLLMPYTGVPGRSGGRVSTRHKERGAKKMLRMVDFKREKLEVPARVATIEYDPGRSANIALVVYKDGEKRYIIAPQGLKVDSFVQNGPTAPATVGNFLPLLNIPLGTLIHNIELVPGKGGIMVRGAGTSAILMSADNGMVNIKLPSGEVRQVNGKCSATIGTVGNADHKNRTLGKAGRSRHLGIRPTVRGVAQHPNSHPHGGGEGRSGIGMPGPKTPWGKPALGKKTRVRKQTSRFIIKDRRID; translated from the coding sequence ATGTCACTTAAATACAGTAAACCCACCACTTCATCCCGTCGCTTCTACGTTAAAGCCGTAGATGATGAAATTACCGTCAAAAAAGGCGGCGAAAAATCACTGTTAATGCCATATACCGGAGTGCCTGGTCGGTCTGGTGGCCGCGTTAGCACTCGTCACAAAGAACGAGGCGCCAAGAAGATGTTGCGAATGGTTGATTTTAAACGCGAAAAGCTAGAAGTGCCTGCCCGAGTGGCTACGATCGAATACGATCCCGGCCGCAGCGCAAATATTGCTTTAGTTGTTTACAAAGACGGCGAAAAACGTTATATTATAGCCCCGCAGGGGTTAAAAGTTGACTCGTTTGTTCAAAACGGTCCCACGGCTCCGGCCACCGTTGGTAACTTCCTACCTTTATTAAATATTCCCTTAGGTACCTTGATTCATAATATTGAGTTAGTGCCGGGAAAAGGCGGCATTATGGTGCGGGGGGCAGGCACCTCCGCAATTTTAATGTCAGCCGATAATGGTATGGTTAACATTAAATTACCGAGTGGTGAGGTTCGCCAGGTTAATGGAAAGTGCAGCGCCACGATTGGAACAGTTGGCAATGCCGATCACAAGAATCGGACTTTAGGTAAAGCCGGTCGCAGTCGCCATTTAGGCATTCGCCCAACAGTCCGCGGTGTCGCTCAGCATCCTAATTCTCACCCGCATGGTGGTGGTGAGGGCCGCAGTGGTATTGGAATGCCTGGTCCGAAAACGCCGTGGGGTAAGCCGGCTTTAGGCAAGAAAACTCGAGTTCGTAAGCAAACCAGCCGTTTTATTATTAAAGATCGGAGAATTGATTAA
- the rpsG gene encoding 30S ribosomal protein S7, whose protein sequence is MSRSGIINKKPKELDSVYKSRVVTRLLSLVMRGGEKATAKRLIYAALARLSPDTKEAATQFEQAVKLVMPKMEVRSRRVGGANYQVPMPLKHERSEALALRWMVTAARARKGKPFEEKFFLEIKDALNNTGAAIKKRDDVHRMAEANKAFAHFKF, encoded by the coding sequence ATGTCACGTTCAGGAATTATTAACAAAAAACCTAAAGAACTCGACTCCGTTTATAAATCGCGGGTAGTGACTCGTTTACTGTCACTCGTGATGCGGGGTGGGGAAAAAGCCACTGCCAAACGCTTAATCTACGCGGCACTTGCTCGTTTGTCGCCAGACACAAAGGAAGCGGCCACGCAATTTGAGCAGGCTGTTAAATTAGTGATGCCAAAAATGGAAGTGCGTAGCCGGCGGGTTGGTGGAGCTAATTATCAAGTGCCTATGCCATTAAAGCATGAGCGCAGTGAGGCTTTAGCTCTGCGTTGGATGGTCACTGCCGCTCGGGCCCGTAAAGGTAAACCGTTTGAGGAAAAGTTTTTCTTAGAAATTAAAGATGCTTTAAACAACACTGGTGCTGCCATTAAAAAGCGCGATGACGTCCACCGGATGGCTGAAGCCAACAAAGCCTTCGCCCACTTTAAATTCTAA
- the rpsS gene encoding 30S ribosomal protein S19, whose amino-acid sequence MSRSAAKGPYVDEKLQAKVIKAKNEGNKAVIKTWSRRSSISPEMVSLTFGVHNGRTHVPVFVTEAMVGHKLGEFSLTRTFRGHSKKGVEKPTTAGAPVTAAPKTPAKK is encoded by the coding sequence ATGTCAAGATCTGCAGCCAAAGGCCCGTACGTCGATGAGAAGTTACAGGCCAAAGTTATAAAAGCTAAAAACGAAGGTAATAAGGCGGTTATTAAAACTTGGAGCCGTCGTTCTTCTATTTCTCCGGAAATGGTAAGCCTTACTTTTGGGGTTCACAATGGTCGAACTCACGTTCCGGTCTTCGTTACAGAAGCGATGGTGGGCCATAAATTAGGTGAATTCTCATTAACCCGAACTTTTAGAGGTCACAGTAAAAAGGGTGTAGAAAAGCCAACTACCGCCGGGGCACCAGTTACGGCCGCTCCTAAAACACCGGCTAAGAAATGA
- the rplV gene encoding 50S ribosomal protein L22 translates to MNATFTSKLNDRRTGQKKVRLMADLMLGKSVIEAKRILTFSPRKGAFLLLKTLNSAVASAKDSGVKLENLKIAKVLVDQGTPMKRAKAASRGRMNTIHKPTSHITVSVTEVSTTKKEAK, encoded by the coding sequence ATGAATGCCACTTTTACCTCAAAATTAAATGATCGTCGTACAGGGCAAAAGAAAGTTCGCTTAATGGCGGATTTAATGCTTGGTAAAAGTGTTATTGAAGCCAAACGGATTCTGACTTTTAGCCCTCGCAAGGGCGCTTTCCTTCTCCTTAAGACTCTAAATAGCGCCGTCGCTTCGGCAAAAGATAGTGGCGTTAAATTGGAAAATCTTAAAATTGCTAAAGTTTTGGTTGATCAAGGGACTCCGATGAAACGAGCCAAAGCCGCTTCGCGCGGTCGAATGAATACCATTCACAAGCCAACTTCTCATATCACTGTGTCCGTCACCGAGGTTTCAACAACCAAAAAGGAGGCTAAATAA
- the rpsL gene encoding 30S ribosomal protein S12: MPTINQLVRKGRVTIKKRSKVKALKEVYNSRTRHLKVAPAPFKRGVCLAVKTMTPKKPNSALRKVARVRLSNNKEVTAYIPGEGHNLQEHSVVLVRGGRVKDLPGVRFTIIRGHYDLAGVEGRKRERSNYGTKRPKVK, translated from the coding sequence ATGCCAACAATTAACCAATTGGTCCGCAAGGGCCGAGTTACCATTAAAAAACGCTCCAAAGTTAAGGCCTTAAAAGAGGTCTATAACTCCCGGACCCGCCATTTAAAAGTGGCTCCGGCCCCGTTCAAAAGAGGGGTGTGTTTGGCTGTTAAAACCATGACCCCTAAAAAGCCAAATTCGGCTTTACGAAAAGTGGCCAGGGTACGTCTCTCTAACAATAAAGAAGTTACCGCTTATATCCCTGGGGAAGGCCATAATCTGCAGGAACACTCAGTGGTCCTGGTGCGCGGTGGCCGCGTCAAAGATCTACCGGGAGTGCGCTTTACTATTATTCGAGGGCATTACGATTTAGCGGGAGTGGAAGGCCGAAAGCGAGAACGCAGTAATTACGGCACCAAACGGCCGAAGGTTAAATAA
- the rplW gene encoding 50S ribosomal protein L23, translated as MNLTKVIIKPLISEKTVAAGSTSSPQYTFLVNKLATKNEIRESLKKILDVDVVSIQTLIISRKIKRSIQKSRVQYKTQALKKAIVTLKTGQKLDFINKKSS; from the coding sequence ATGAATTTAACTAAAGTAATTATAAAACCTTTAATTTCCGAAAAAACTGTCGCTGCTGGTTCGACAAGCTCACCACAATATACTTTTTTAGTAAATAAATTAGCTACTAAAAATGAAATTAGAGAATCTTTAAAAAAGATTTTAGATGTTGACGTGGTTTCGATTCAAACTTTGATAATTTCTCGAAAAATTAAACGTTCCATTCAAAAATCTCGAGTTCAATATAAGACTCAGGCTTTAAAAAAAGCGATTGTGACTTTAAAAACCGGCCAGAAATTGGATTTTATTAATAAGAAGAGTAGTTAA
- the rplD gene encoding 50S ribosomal protein L4, whose product MGNILTVPQFNIDGEKMADYTVSVALPEVVNQDLLSQVIRVYQTNQRQGNANAKTRGDVSGGGKKPWKQKHTGRARAGSTRSPIWRHGGVAHGPVAHDYNATIPDKMRTAAFKMALSDKINSSKVAVIAGLPAKIGSRKISTTFGKIVAKSPFTLVISAKTEDTLAKSSRNLADINMKALESFNAYDIISSPWIILSTAAAKKFLN is encoded by the coding sequence ATGGGAAACATACTTACAGTACCTCAATTTAATATCGACGGCGAAAAAATGGCTGATTATACTGTCAGCGTTGCTTTACCGGAAGTGGTAAACCAGGATTTATTGTCGCAAGTAATTCGGGTTTATCAAACTAATCAGCGTCAGGGAAATGCCAACGCTAAAACCCGCGGTGACGTTTCCGGTGGTGGCAAGAAACCGTGGAAACAAAAGCACACCGGGCGGGCGCGGGCCGGATCAACCAGATCGCCTATTTGGCGTCATGGTGGGGTAGCTCACGGGCCGGTCGCTCACGATTACAATGCCACAATTCCTGATAAAATGCGAACCGCAGCCTTTAAGATGGCTCTAAGTGATAAGATTAACTCGAGTAAAGTAGCGGTAATCGCCGGCCTCCCGGCTAAAATTGGTAGCCGTAAAATATCAACCACTTTTGGTAAAATCGTTGCCAAATCACCTTTTACCCTGGTTATTTCGGCGAAAACAGAAGATACATTAGCTAAGAGTTCTCGTAATTTAGCCGATATTAATATGAAAGCCCTAGAATCTTTTAATGCTTATGATATTATCTCGTCACCTTGGATTATCTTAAGTACGGCTGCCGCCAAGAAGTTTTTAAATTAA